In Planctomycetota bacterium, the following proteins share a genomic window:
- a CDS encoding YebC/PmpR family DNA-binding transcriptional regulator, whose protein sequence is MAGHSKWANIKHKKAAIDKKRAKVWGKIAKKLMVAAKSGSDPRDNLSLRYVIDEAKAANMPKNTIENAVAKGAGELGAENYEEVVYEGYGPAGVAVLVEVLTDNRARTAPELRNVFSKAGGSLGTSGSVAYQFEKQGIFAVPAEGVDEEKLMEVALEAGASDVSAEDGLFVVLSPMTEYAQVKDALDAAEIGVESSELANVAQNTIDLDEEGGRKVMNLIEALEDNEDVQTVSHNAGLPESLLAE, encoded by the coding sequence ATGGCCGGTCACTCCAAATGGGCGAACATCAAGCACAAGAAGGCGGCGATCGACAAGAAGCGGGCCAAGGTTTGGGGCAAGATCGCCAAGAAGCTCATGGTCGCGGCCAAGTCGGGGTCAGACCCGCGTGACAATCTCAGCCTGCGCTATGTAATCGACGAGGCCAAAGCGGCGAACATGCCCAAGAACACGATCGAGAATGCCGTGGCCAAGGGGGCCGGCGAGCTCGGGGCGGAGAACTACGAGGAAGTCGTCTACGAGGGATACGGCCCGGCCGGCGTGGCGGTGCTGGTCGAGGTGTTGACCGACAATCGGGCTAGAACGGCGCCGGAGCTGCGGAACGTCTTCAGCAAGGCCGGGGGATCGCTCGGGACCAGCGGCAGCGTCGCGTATCAGTTCGAGAAGCAAGGCATCTTCGCCGTTCCGGCCGAGGGCGTGGACGAGGAGAAGCTGATGGAAGTCGCCCTGGAGGCGGGGGCGAGCGATGTCTCGGCCGAGGACGGCCTGTTCGTCGTGCTGTCGCCGATGACGGAATACGCGCAGGTGAAGGATGCCCTGGACGCGGCCGAGATCGGCGTCGAAAGCAGCGAGCTGGCCAACGTCGCCCAGAACACGATCGACCTGGATGAGGAGGGTGGCCGGAAGGTCATGAACCTCATCGAGGCGCTCGAAGACAACGAGGACGTCCAGACCGTCAGCCACAACGCCGGCCTGCCCGAGAGCCTGCTGGCCGAGTAG